TTGAAAGAAATTTACAAGTCACAGTAAATGCAACAAACTATCTAAAAAAACACATACCTAACACAATACATAGCGATAAAAGAGGCGTCAATTTAATTATCCGGGATGATGATTCCAAGGAAAAAACCTGGAAGCTGAAAAAAGTATTACCCATCAACAGAAGCGGATTCATTACCCAATGTCCCAACTACAACAGGGTAAAAGCAAAGGCGATTTCAATCGAAATCAAAAATCTGAACTATAACTGCCTTCAAAAAGAGTATCTGGATGAAATAATCAGTGCAATTAATAATCTGCAATGAGCCTTGTTATCCTGTCTATAATAATATCCTCAACATCCAATATTTCAAGCTCATCATCATTAATCGAATAGATTTTCTTTAATTTTTCCACATCTGGAAGTAAAACGCTTTCATCTGATGCAAACAGTTGAGATAACTCTTCCGTATAATCTCCGCAGTCAATTAATATGGCGCACAGGTTCATAGGTCCTTCCTTAAGACCCAATAAATCAAAGGCCTTTGATATCTGTCTTTGGGCAGAGCATCTGAGGCATATTTCAACACTTAAGTCATTTGCAAGATTTTCATTCCTTTCAAATGCGAGAAATGCCTGGTTAACGCCGTGCAGCACATGCCTTTTTCCTGCAATGGCGTCAGAATTCAGCAGTTGAATAATCTGCGAATCCTTTTTAATGGAGTTAATCTTATCTAATGTATCTCCAACTGAATCTATTTCTCCCTTAAAGCCTAAAATCTGTAAATTCATAAGCAACCCTATTCCTGAAGCAGCCTGTTGACTCCTGAGATGTATGCCTTTACACTTGCGTCTATAATGTCCGGTTCGGTAGATCTGGCGGAAAGAATTCTGTCTCCTTTCTGAAGCTTGACAATAACGTCAATAAGCGCATCGGTACCTCCGGTAATTGCGTCTACGTGATATTCGATAAAATCAATATCCTGAAAGATTTCCAATGAGTTAATGGCATTGATTGCTGCGTCAACAGGACCTATACCAACACCGGCGTTTAAAATCTCTTCACCATCGATGATTAATTTGACGGAAGCAGTAGGCAGGATTTTCTTTCCTGAAACGACAGTAACGTCTTCAAGCTTAATTCTGTCTTCATGGTTTATTTCCAAAACGTTATCCGCTATTGCCTGCAAATCCACGTCAGTTACTGTTTTGCCCTTATCGGCAAGTTCCTTGATGTTGTCGCAAATCTGCTGGAGCTGAACCTTATCCACATTCAAACCCAGTTCCTTCAATCTGGAATCCAGGCCGTGAGTGCCCATATGCTTTCCGATGATGAATTTGCGCCTGCGACCCACAAGCTCCGGAGTCATCGGTTCATAAGTGGCGGAATTCTTAATGATTCCGTCGGAATGAATGCCTGATTCATGTGCAAAAGCATTTTCTCCAACGATTGCCTTATTCGGCTGGATATAAACACCGGTTA
This genomic interval from Methanobrevibacter millerae contains the following:
- the cgi121 gene encoding KEOPS complex subunit Cgi121, producing MNLQILGFKGEIDSVGDTLDKINSIKKDSQIIQLLNSDAIAGKRHVLHGVNQAFLAFERNENLANDLSVEICLRCSAQRQISKAFDLLGLKEGPMNLCAILIDCGDYTEELSQLFASDESVLLPDVEKLKKIYSINDDELEILDVEDIIIDRITRLIADY